The Daucus carota subsp. sativus chromosome 9, DH1 v3.0, whole genome shotgun sequence genome window below encodes:
- the LOC108202670 gene encoding nuclear transcription factor Y subunit C-9, whose amino-acid sequence MDQQGHGQPPNMGVVGTSAEMPYGVAPYQANQMMGTSTPAPAGLIPSTQTPGQLAQHQLAYQQIHQQQQQQLQQQLQSFWANQYQEIEQVTDFKNHSLPLARIKKIMKADEDVRMISAEAPVIFARACEMFILELTMRAWNHTEENKRRTLQKNDIAAAITRTDIFDFLVDIVPREDMKDEVLAATVPRGPLPIGGPAEGVPYYNYMPPQHAAQVGSPVMYMGQQPRPYMAPQMWPQQQQPPEDSDQ is encoded by the coding sequence atggaCCAGCAAGGCCATGGACAGCCCCCAAATATGGGTGTGGTTGGTACTTCAGCTGAGATGCCATATGGTGTGGCTCCTTATCAGGCTAACCAGATGATGGGAACCTCTACTCCTGCACCGGCTGGATTAATTCCGTCTACACAGACTCCAGGTCAGCTTGCACAACACCAACTTGCTTATCAGCAAATCCAccagcagcagcaacagcagTTGCAGCAACAACTCCAGAGCTTTTGGGCAAACCAGTATCAAGAAATTGAGCAGGTTACTGATTTTAAGAATCACAGTCTGCCATTAGCTAGGATTAAGAAAATTATGAAAGCCGATGAGGATGTTAGGATGATATCAGCTGAAGCTCCAGTCATATTTGCCCGAGCCTGCGAGATGTTCATCCTTGAGTTGACTATGCGTGCTTGGAATCATACAGAGGAGAACAAAAGGAGGACACTGCAGAAGAATGACATTGCAGCAGCAATCACAAGGACAGACATATTTGATTTTCTGGTTGATATTGTTCCTAGGGAGGATATGAAAGATGAGGTACTTGCTGCAACAGTTCCAAGAGGGCCCCTACCTATTGGAGGTCCAGCTGAAGGTGTTCCTTACTATAACTATATGCCTCCACAGCATGCTGCACAAGTTGGGTCTCCAGTTATGTACATGGGTCAGCAGCCTCGTCCTTACATGGCTCCTCAAATGTGgccacaacaacagcaaccTCCTGAAGACTCTGATCAGTAA
- the LOC108202883 gene encoding uncharacterized protein LOC108202883, which translates to MDQDDIFFADLDKQISLLIMDDDDDDDDTIKFPVSSYRHPSANSLQPFSRVIHPRPPTQSQMFYEQSCITEQSKGTGVFFPRSTQPRRKNRQGRFTTRPSNTKFQKHSDDNSRDIPHGLPYNNYKFSFNHNRN; encoded by the exons ATGGATCAAGATGACATCTTCTTTGCAGACTTAGACAAGCAGATTTCTCTTCTTATAATggacgatgatgatgatgatgatgatactaTTAAATTTCCGGTCTCAAGTTATCGACATCCTTCTGCTAATTCTCTTCAG CCTTTTTCTCGAGTGATTCATCCAAGGCCTCCGACACAATCACAAATGTTCTACGAGCAGAGCTGCATAACAGAGCAGAGCAAAGGAACTGGAGTGTTTTTTCCTCGTTCCACTCAACCACGAAGAAAGAACAGGCAAGGAAGGTTTACAACAAGACCGTCAAACACCAAGTTTCAGAAGCATTCTGATGATAACTCAAGAGATATACCACATGGTTTACCTTACAACAACTACAAATTTTCTTTCAACCATAATAgaaattga